In one window of Kosmotoga pacifica DNA:
- a CDS encoding CapA family protein, with protein sequence MKALFVVLLVVMVLLISGCELPREGSLEYFTLSDIFSYMYKLTIGPIFRNLPENFSMEKVTEASHEKNELIFFTLIGDIMFTRDIDVRLYEFYPEVLKDSDLTIANLEFPINPSKGPSGFHRFNGTEEFFDRVVLPLEPDVVNIANNHCLDQGIEGLYSTMEVLEKHGIAYTGVRKESKRYITLECNGIRVAVTGFTFSTNGRKDQGDEMVNRLRLNAYEEVDKEISPLLDIIKKMREEAEIIIIILHWGFEYEYTPTKNQVHIAHTFIDAGADLVIGHHPHVLQDFEYYKSANGHSGMIFYSLGNWTTAMKPVYTRTTAAIRVSLDKDGKVITLDAYPFLYTEGKFVPLKAVESNKYIPRSIKDSSVW encoded by the coding sequence ATGAAAGCTCTTTTTGTGGTTCTTCTGGTAGTAATGGTTCTTCTAATTTCCGGTTGTGAACTACCCCGAGAAGGGAGTCTTGAGTACTTCACTCTCTCGGATATTTTTTCGTATATGTACAAGCTGACCATCGGACCGATTTTTAGAAATTTACCTGAGAACTTCTCGATGGAAAAAGTTACCGAAGCTTCTCATGAAAAAAACGAGCTGATTTTCTTTACTCTGATAGGTGATATTATGTTTACCCGGGATATCGATGTTCGACTGTACGAATTTTATCCCGAGGTACTGAAAGACTCCGACCTGACGATCGCAAATCTTGAATTCCCTATAAACCCCTCAAAAGGCCCCTCAGGGTTCCACAGGTTCAACGGCACGGAAGAGTTCTTTGACAGGGTCGTTCTTCCGCTTGAACCTGATGTGGTCAACATTGCTAACAATCACTGCCTTGACCAGGGAATAGAAGGACTGTACTCCACCATGGAAGTCCTCGAAAAGCACGGCATTGCGTATACGGGAGTGAGAAAAGAAAGCAAAAGATATATCACTCTCGAGTGTAACGGGATAAGAGTAGCTGTAACTGGGTTCACCTTTTCCACAAACGGCCGGAAAGACCAGGGAGACGAAATGGTGAATAGGTTGAGGCTTAACGCTTACGAAGAAGTTGATAAAGAAATATCTCCACTTCTTGATATTATCAAAAAGATGCGCGAAGAAGCCGAAATCATTATCATCATTTTGCACTGGGGCTTTGAGTACGAATACACTCCTACCAAGAATCAGGTACATATAGCTCATACATTCATAGATGCCGGTGCTGATCTTGTTATCGGGCACCATCCTCATGTCCTTCAGGATTTTGAATATTACAAGAGCGCGAATGGACACAGCGGGATGATCTTTTATTCACTGGGAAATTGGACCACAGCGATGAAGCCTGTATACACGCGGACCACGGCTGCGATTCGTGTTAGTCTCGACAAAGACGGAAAAGTGATAACACTGGATGCCTATCCATTTCTCTACACAGAAGGCAAATTTGTCCCGCTGAAAGCTGTGGAAAGTAACAAGTATATCCCTCGCTCCATAAAAGATTCTTCAGTCTGGTAG
- a CDS encoding alpha/beta hydrolase, translating into MRRHFSVSGLKRTLKVIVAFSLVIVGFAWNWAVVLFALVLLNTKTLYRAILGKLPLDVSDNSFTGPESHAYRREGSINLKLDIFYPKSGYRMPAGGYPVVFFAHGGGWISGFRRQANNISWCRYLASKGFAVVNIDYRFGYVSHIEAILKRYSDALNFVRNHAREFRLNPEKIALMGLSAGGHLALQYATYNSYHDNRDNMKGIKCVVAWYAPSDLMDLWDDDVESLFARFAVTTTLKGLPTRSKESYIRYSPITWVSERMVPTFLVHGSSDKVVPMKSSVKFFKKLLEHHVEAYLKVYNKADHAFEFELKTSKTIQFIKETVNFLHLYLERRGVV; encoded by the coding sequence TTGAGAAGACATTTCAGTGTTTCGGGACTCAAGAGGACACTAAAAGTTATTGTCGCCTTTTCGTTGGTAATTGTGGGGTTTGCGTGGAACTGGGCGGTTGTGCTTTTTGCACTTGTTTTATTAAACACCAAAACCCTTTACAGAGCTATTTTAGGGAAACTCCCACTTGATGTTTCGGATAATTCCTTTACCGGACCTGAAAGTCATGCCTATAGGCGTGAAGGGAGTATAAACCTGAAATTGGATATCTTCTACCCGAAGAGTGGATATAGAATGCCGGCTGGTGGTTATCCGGTCGTTTTTTTTGCTCATGGCGGTGGTTGGATAAGCGGATTCAGGAGACAAGCAAACAACATTTCATGGTGCAGATACCTGGCTTCAAAAGGCTTTGCGGTCGTGAATATTGATTACCGCTTTGGTTATGTGTCTCATATTGAAGCCATACTCAAACGCTACTCCGATGCCCTGAATTTTGTTCGAAACCATGCCAGAGAATTCAGATTAAACCCTGAAAAAATAGCCCTTATGGGACTTTCTGCCGGGGGACATCTTGCGCTTCAATATGCGACATACAATTCCTATCATGACAACAGAGATAACATGAAGGGGATAAAGTGTGTTGTGGCATGGTACGCACCTTCTGATCTGATGGATCTATGGGACGACGATGTGGAATCGCTATTTGCTCGCTTTGCGGTAACTACCACTCTCAAAGGACTACCGACTCGGAGTAAAGAAAGTTATATTCGCTACTCTCCAATAACGTGGGTTTCAGAGAGAATGGTTCCGACTTTCCTGGTCCATGGTAGTAGCGATAAAGTGGTTCCAATGAAGTCTTCAGTGAAGTTCTTCAAAAAGCTTCTGGAACATCATGTCGAAGCTTATCTCAAGGTTTACAATAAAGCTGACCACGCTTTTGAATTCGAGCTGAAGACCTCAAAGACTATACAGTTCATTAAAGAAACGGTCAATTTTCTTCATTTGTATCTAGAACGGAGGGGAGTGGTATGA
- a CDS encoding alpha/beta hydrolase, which produces MNPNFDYEKKRIDYSSGYIFKGKHYRCSVIKYRTLYERALKGTETVEIYHFAPKEDIAGSILILHGLGSLNIPFLFWMGSHLASAGLQASILILPGNFTRTANGSMSGKDFFSTDLDRLITFWEHAVIDTRSTLDLLEQEGIWQKNNCVLGYCLGGMVSVIASAIEKERIKHTILMTVGGNMARIFWESPTVAFARRGFRSGEGEKGFLNKREELINTFDRNIEKLKGFSDVQELLSSDVHPLFKIDPLAYAQFIPSDKVTMIEALFDRALPKQSRKLLWKLLGKPKKYIVPVGHVTWLPFEYALGRYVLKKLGIKEARKQMRLLEPTKVDDTIDEENV; this is translated from the coding sequence ATGAATCCCAATTTTGATTATGAGAAAAAAAGGATAGATTATTCCAGCGGCTATATCTTTAAAGGAAAGCATTACAGATGTTCGGTCATCAAGTACAGAACGCTATATGAAAGGGCACTGAAGGGTACCGAGACCGTGGAAATATACCATTTTGCACCCAAAGAAGATATTGCTGGTTCCATACTAATTCTCCACGGGTTGGGCTCTTTGAATATTCCATTTCTGTTTTGGATGGGGAGCCATCTAGCGAGTGCAGGACTTCAGGCTTCCATTTTAATATTGCCCGGTAACTTCACCAGAACGGCTAACGGTTCAATGAGCGGGAAGGATTTCTTCTCGACAGACCTTGATCGGCTCATAACTTTCTGGGAACATGCAGTGATTGACACGAGATCGACACTGGATTTACTGGAACAGGAAGGCATCTGGCAAAAAAACAATTGCGTTCTCGGTTACTGTCTTGGCGGAATGGTATCGGTAATTGCAAGCGCCATTGAAAAAGAGAGGATTAAACACACAATTCTTATGACAGTGGGCGGCAATATGGCGAGAATTTTTTGGGAATCTCCCACTGTGGCTTTTGCGAGAAGGGGATTCAGGAGTGGTGAAGGAGAAAAGGGCTTTCTAAACAAAAGAGAAGAGCTTATAAATACCTTTGATAGAAATATAGAAAAGCTGAAGGGGTTTTCTGATGTCCAGGAACTCCTGAGCTCTGATGTCCATCCATTGTTTAAAATTGATCCACTGGCTTATGCGCAATTCATACCCTCAGACAAGGTTACCATGATCGAAGCCTTATTCGATAGAGCTCTGCCGAAGCAGAGTCGCAAACTGCTCTGGAAATTACTCGGAAAGCCTAAAAAATATATCGTTCCAGTTGGTCATGTTACTTGGCTCCCCTTTGAATACGCTCTTGGTCGATACGTGCTGAAAAAGCTGGGTATAAAAGAAGCAAGAAAGCAGATGCGCCTCCTTGAACCCACTAAGGTAGATGATACGATCGACGAAGAAAACGTTTAG